A single window of Undibacterium sp. 5I1 DNA harbors:
- a CDS encoding SPOR domain-containing protein, producing MKSLSYHRYQTIKTVRQHGGTLLGLIVGLVIGLAIAVAVALLITKSSTPFTNKGAKAADIPVTQVQDPNKPMYGNKDAVKEAAKDFVKPVDAPKAPDAVANVSNVAATPGNAVGNKLPDAKVDSKPAEIAKPAIATQDKAEVKPADATRAGDTVDDKYVYYLQAGAFRDQADAESARAKLALIGFEARVSEKPSDNGTLYRVRIGPFNQIETMNRMRAKLSENSVDVAVVRTAK from the coding sequence ATGAAATCGCTTTCTTATCATCGCTATCAAACTATTAAAACCGTCCGTCAGCATGGCGGTACCTTGCTAGGACTGATCGTCGGTTTAGTCATCGGCTTGGCAATCGCCGTCGCCGTCGCATTATTGATTACCAAATCTTCCACGCCTTTTACCAACAAAGGCGCGAAAGCCGCAGATATACCAGTGACTCAAGTGCAAGATCCCAATAAGCCTATGTATGGGAATAAAGACGCGGTAAAAGAGGCGGCTAAGGATTTTGTAAAACCTGTGGATGCTCCTAAAGCCCCGGACGCTGTTGCCAATGTTAGTAATGTAGCGGCTACGCCTGGCAACGCTGTCGGAAACAAACTTCCAGATGCTAAAGTAGACAGCAAGCCAGCCGAGATCGCCAAGCCAGCCATCGCCACGCAAGACAAGGCCGAAGTTAAACCAGCCGATGCCACCAGAGCGGGCGATACTGTTGATGACAAATACGTCTACTATCTGCAAGCAGGTGCATTCCGTGATCAGGCCGACGCAGAGAGTGCCCGCGCCAAGCTGGCATTGATCGGTTTTGAGGCTCGTGTCAGCGAAAAGCCCTCGGATAATGGTACGCTGTATCGAGTTCGGATTGGTCCATTTAATCAGATCGAAACAATGAACCGAATGCGCGCAAAGTTGTCTGAAAACAGTGTGGATGTCGCAGTGGTCCGTACCGCTAAGTAG
- a CDS encoding thiol:disulfide interchange protein DsbA/DsbL, whose amino-acid sequence MRSIRQMTQKMLLVIGFGLGLGFVAATASASPTMPQNGVEYTVLDRPQPAEGGKKVEVIEFFGYFCPHCNALEPVIAAWVKKQGDNIVFKRIHVNFHDLVTQQKLYYTLEAMGKTEEFHAKAFAALHIERNRLQSDADIMEFVTKSGLDKQKFMDVYNSFAVQSKVNRSAQMQDAYRIDSVPMFAVDGRYMTGPAMAAKGLGRVTEDAQNVAGIQVLDFLFNKVLKDKNAPAAAAPAASKVTPAPAAKDAAKKK is encoded by the coding sequence ATGCGTTCAATCCGTCAAATGACACAAAAAATGTTGTTAGTAATTGGGTTTGGTCTGGGCTTAGGTTTTGTCGCTGCGACCGCTAGCGCAAGCCCCACAATGCCACAAAATGGTGTTGAATACACTGTATTAGATCGCCCGCAGCCGGCCGAAGGTGGGAAAAAAGTAGAAGTGATCGAATTCTTTGGCTACTTCTGCCCGCATTGCAATGCATTAGAGCCAGTGATCGCCGCATGGGTAAAAAAGCAAGGTGACAATATTGTTTTTAAACGTATCCATGTCAACTTTCACGACTTGGTCACGCAGCAAAAACTGTATTACACCTTAGAAGCCATGGGTAAAACAGAAGAATTCCATGCCAAGGCGTTTGCTGCACTCCACATTGAGCGTAACCGCTTGCAAAGCGATGCCGATATTATGGAATTTGTGACGAAATCGGGTCTGGATAAACAAAAATTTATGGACGTTTATAACTCGTTCGCAGTGCAAAGCAAAGTCAATCGCTCAGCACAGATGCAAGATGCTTACCGTATCGATAGCGTGCCAATGTTTGCAGTCGATGGTCGTTATATGACTGGCCCTGCAATGGCAGCAAAGGGTTTGGGACGTGTGACTGAAGATGCACAAAATGTCGCCGGTATTCAAGTTCTGGATTTCTTGTTTAATAAAGTCTTGAAGGACAAAAATGCACCTGCTGCGGCAGCACCGGCAGCAAGTAAAGTAACGCCAGCACCAGCGGCAAAAGACGCTGCAAAAAAGAAATAA
- the argS gene encoding arginine--tRNA ligase has protein sequence MLAQQKQEISKLFQLAVQPLLVGSDLTPNIVLERPRDASHGDIACNIAMQIAKPLKKNPRELAQAIVAAIMAQSSSLIAAAEIAGPGFINIRLTDAAKQAIAKTVLEQTADFGKSDQGAGKKVIIEFVSANPTGPLHVGHGRQGALGDAMSALFEAQGYDVTREFYYNDAGVQIANLALSVQARAKGFKPGEAGWPESAYNGDYIAEIALDFLAKKTVSASDGAPVTATGNVDDIDSIRQFSVTYLRNEQDMDLLAFGVKFNNYYLETSLYKDGKVEAAVEALIKAGKTYELDGALWLRSTEYGDDKDRVMKKSDGTYTYFVPDVAYHIVKWQRGFQKAINIMGSDHHGTIARVRGGLQAANVGVPLGYPDYVLHKMVTVMKDGAEVKISKRAGSYVTVRDLIDWSGNGDVVKGRDAVRFFLISRKADTEFVFDVDVALASSDENPVYYVQYAHARICSVLAQYSSDEDVLAKLKDVDLSPLTAVREAALLAKLAEYPEALQKALDELGPHQIAFYLRDLAGELHSYYNAERILVDDEATKMARLALMLATRQVLRNGLALIGVSAPNKM, from the coding sequence ATGCTAGCTCAACAAAAACAAGAAATTTCCAAACTATTCCAACTCGCTGTTCAGCCTTTGTTGGTTGGCAGCGATTTAACGCCAAATATCGTATTGGAACGCCCGCGCGACGCTTCGCACGGCGACATCGCTTGCAATATCGCAATGCAAATTGCCAAACCGCTCAAAAAAAATCCACGTGAACTGGCGCAGGCCATTGTTGCCGCAATTATGGCGCAATCCAGTAGCTTGATCGCCGCTGCCGAAATCGCTGGTCCGGGCTTTATCAATATTCGTCTGACAGACGCCGCTAAGCAAGCCATCGCCAAAACGGTATTAGAGCAAACCGCAGATTTTGGTAAAAGTGACCAAGGCGCAGGTAAGAAAGTCATCATCGAATTTGTCTCTGCCAATCCAACCGGACCTTTGCATGTCGGTCATGGACGCCAAGGTGCGTTGGGCGACGCGATGTCCGCCTTATTTGAGGCACAAGGCTATGACGTCACGCGGGAGTTTTATTACAACGATGCCGGCGTACAAATTGCAAACCTCGCTTTGTCCGTGCAAGCACGCGCCAAAGGCTTCAAGCCGGGTGAAGCAGGTTGGCCAGAGTCAGCTTATAACGGCGATTATATTGCTGAGATCGCACTCGACTTTTTAGCGAAAAAGACGGTTTCTGCAAGCGATGGCGCACCTGTTACTGCCACTGGCAATGTCGACGATATCGATTCTATCCGCCAGTTCAGCGTGACCTACCTGCGTAACGAACAGGATATGGATTTGCTCGCATTTGGCGTGAAGTTTAATAACTACTACTTAGAAACCTCCCTATATAAAGATGGGAAAGTAGAAGCCGCAGTAGAAGCCCTAATCAAAGCTGGCAAAACCTACGAACTCGATGGCGCCTTATGGTTGCGCAGCACAGAATACGGCGACGACAAAGACCGCGTCATGAAGAAGTCTGACGGGACTTATACTTATTTTGTCCCTGACGTTGCTTACCACATCGTCAAATGGCAACGTGGTTTCCAGAAGGCGATCAACATTATGGGCAGCGACCATCACGGCACCATTGCTCGCGTGCGCGGCGGTTTGCAAGCTGCCAATGTGGGCGTACCGTTAGGCTATCCTGACTATGTGCTGCATAAAATGGTCACAGTGATGAAGGACGGTGCCGAGGTCAAAATCTCTAAGCGCGCAGGCTCCTATGTCACGGTGCGTGATCTGATTGATTGGTCCGGTAATGGTGATGTCGTTAAAGGTAGGGACGCAGTGCGCTTCTTCCTGATTTCGCGCAAGGCCGATACCGAATTCGTGTTCGATGTTGACGTCGCCTTAGCGAGTTCAGATGAAAATCCTGTGTATTACGTGCAATACGCCCATGCCCGGATTTGCTCCGTGCTGGCGCAATACAGCAGCGATGAAGATGTGCTGGCGAAGTTAAAAGACGTCGATTTGTCACCCCTTACTGCCGTACGGGAAGCCGCCTTGTTGGCAAAACTGGCAGAATATCCAGAAGCCTTGCAAAAAGCGCTGGACGAGTTGGGGCCGCATCAGATCGCTTTCTATTTGCGCGATCTGGCAGGCGAGCTGCATAGCTATTACAATGCCGAACGGATTTTGGTCGATGATGAAGCGACCAAAATGGCACGTCTGGCTTTGATGCTGGCAACCCGCCAGGTCTTGCGTAACGGACTCGCCTTGATTGGCGTATCGGCGCCGAATAAAATGTAG
- a CDS encoding DUF6622 family protein: MQHHYITGRNKMLSQIITHTPLWVWAILGFLIYRGVIASKDRVVSLKSICIIPIVMLGLSLQGMLSNFGIRPLALVSWGLSYILVTALTWKLSKSTTVSVMRAESKVHLTGSWVPLALMMAIFMIKYCVNVMLAIDTHWKTESLFVIICCVLFGILNGVFMGKMLAIVQRYKEENAPTAQRSAQSLA; the protein is encoded by the coding sequence ATGCAGCATCACTACATCACTGGGAGAAATAAAATGTTAAGTCAAATCATCACACATACGCCACTCTGGGTCTGGGCAATTCTGGGATTTTTAATTTATCGCGGTGTCATTGCCAGCAAGGACCGCGTCGTTAGCCTGAAGTCAATTTGCATTATTCCTATCGTGATGCTTGGCTTGTCGCTGCAAGGGATGCTGAGTAACTTTGGTATCAGGCCCCTTGCGCTAGTGAGCTGGGGCCTCAGCTATATTTTGGTCACCGCGTTGACCTGGAAATTATCCAAAAGCACCACAGTCAGCGTGATGCGGGCTGAATCAAAAGTTCATCTGACAGGAAGCTGGGTGCCCTTAGCATTGATGATGGCTATTTTCATGATCAAATATTGCGTGAATGTGATGTTGGCGATAGATACGCACTGGAAAACAGAATCTCTGTTTGTCATAATTTGTTGTGTACTGTTTGGCATCTTAAACGGTGTATTTATGGGAAAGATGCTGGCCATTGTTCAGCGTTATAAAGAAGAAAATGCTCCTACAGCCCAGCGATCAGCACAATCTCTGGCTTAA